One Bacillota bacterium DNA window includes the following coding sequences:
- a CDS encoding carbohydrate-binding protein → MPRKTMRDLFIDRRVAVDPVPLASKKKGTIMYRGLLSSSGADSVYLYCGYGDNWENARFTPMTRLDDLTWSADVTIDGDKTFNFCFKDGADHWDNNSGLNWGVEIV, encoded by the coding sequence ATGCCCAGAAAAACCATGCGAGACCTATTCATCGATAGGAGGGTAGCGGTAGACCCCGTCCCTCTCGCCAGCAAGAAGAAAGGGACGATAATGTACAGGGGTCTGCTCTCATCGTCAGGTGCCGATTCCGTCTACTTGTACTGTGGGTACGGCGACAACTGGGAGAACGCGCGCTTCACTCCGATGACCAGACTCGACGACTTGACATGGTCAGCGGATGTGACGATTGACGGAGACAAGACCTTCAATTTCTGTTTCAAGGACGGCGCCGACCACTGGGACAATAATTCCGGCCTCAACTGGGGTGTTGAGATCGTGTGA
- a CDS encoding pyridoxamine 5'-phosphate oxidase family protein — translation MGDISPGPLDERVMDLLGRRVATVVVATVDECGDPWTTPVNAITSVSRNTIRMALERRSAALVHLERRKSVMIAVLDEGDIAVGIKGQAVVVKPSMEANPLMAMVEVEVCGVKDDSWPDLVVCQGVRTRPRHESIAFAFKRVLAELRSQPM, via the coding sequence ATGGGCGACATCTCCCCTGGCCCTCTCGACGAGAGGGTAATGGACCTCCTCGGCAGGCGAGTCGCGACCGTGGTGGTCGCCACGGTGGATGAGTGCGGCGATCCTTGGACGACCCCGGTGAACGCCATCACGTCCGTGTCCAGGAACACCATCCGGATGGCGCTCGAGCGACGCAGCGCAGCTCTTGTACACCTAGAGCGCCGAAAGAGCGTCATGATAGCCGTGCTCGACGAGGGGGACATCGCCGTCGGGATCAAGGGTCAAGCTGTCGTAGTGAAGCCTTCCATGGAAGCGAATCCTCTCATGGCCATGGTCGAGGTCGAAGTGTGCGGCGTCAAGGATGACTCCTGGCCGGATCTGGTGGTGTGCCAAGGTGTCCGAACGCGGCCCAGGCACGAAAGCATCGCGTTTGCCTTCAAGAGGGTGCTGGCTGAGCTCAGGTCCCAGCCTATGTAG
- a CDS encoding aminopeptidase, protein MGVASGETVLVITDDKLREIGFALWEAACSLGAEAMLLEMIPRSRNGEEPPAPVAAIMKTVDVVLAPTSKSLSHTAARREACQAGARIATLPGITREAMVRTLCADYSSISEVSRRVADVLTSGKSARVLSPSGTDLVLSLEGRVGHPDTGMYRLPGDFGNLPAGEAYIAPVEGSAEGVIVVNGAMAGVGVLEDHITMRVEHGYVTEISGGQGAKALEEAIAHLGKPARNIAELGVGTNDRAVVTGKVLEDEKVLGTVHIAIGNNVSFGGTVDVPSHLDGIILQPTLLVDGVAVIEDGVLKV, encoded by the coding sequence ATGGGGGTGGCTTCGGGGGAGACCGTGCTTGTCATCACAGATGATAAGCTGCGGGAGATCGGTTTCGCCCTGTGGGAAGCTGCATGCTCTCTCGGGGCGGAGGCGATGCTCTTGGAGATGATCCCGAGGTCGAGAAACGGTGAAGAGCCGCCCGCTCCAGTGGCGGCCATCATGAAGACCGTGGATGTCGTGCTCGCCCCGACGAGCAAGTCCCTCTCGCATACCGCGGCGAGGCGCGAGGCATGTCAGGCGGGCGCGAGGATTGCGACGCTGCCTGGAATCACACGAGAGGCGATGGTGCGCACGCTTTGCGCGGACTACTCGTCTATCTCGGAGGTCAGCAGGAGAGTCGCCGATGTCCTGACCTCGGGGAAATCCGCGAGGGTGCTGAGCCCTTCGGGTACCGACCTCGTCCTGTCCCTCGAGGGAAGGGTGGGCCACCCCGACACCGGCATGTACCGTCTTCCGGGCGACTTCGGGAACTTGCCTGCGGGAGAGGCGTACATCGCTCCCGTTGAGGGCTCCGCGGAGGGAGTCATCGTGGTGAATGGCGCAATGGCAGGAGTGGGCGTGCTCGAGGACCACATCACCATGAGAGTGGAGCATGGGTACGTCACCGAGATCTCGGGCGGACAGGGGGCCAAGGCGCTGGAGGAGGCCATAGCTCATCTTGGGAAGCCGGCCAGAAACATAGCCGAGCTTGGGGTCGGAACGAACGACCGGGCAGTCGTCACCGGCAAAGTGCTGGAGGACGAGAAGGTGCTGGGGACCGTCCACATCGCCATCGGAAACAACGTGAGCTTCGGAGGGACCGTCGACGTTCCCAGCCATCTCGATGGCATAATCCTTCAACCGACGCTGCTCGTGGACGGAGTTGCTGTAATAGAGGACGGTGTCCTGAAGGTGTGA
- a CDS encoding DUF1614 domain-containing protein, with product MFGLLPLLLLFILFLPALVFLFYFNVAAISFTKLGLSPEGAILLFGLSLLGSVVNIPLARQRTVVEDPLWPFSSFFFYYPPRVRQQVIAVNFGGAVVPTVFALYLLQRTPLFPAVVASAVVAWAAKSIARVVPGVGIALPAFIPPLVAAGAALLLAGEYAAPVAYIAGSIGTLVGADLLNLRKIRSLGPQLVSIGGAGVYDGIFLVGVVAAFLA from the coding sequence GTGTTCGGTTTGCTTCCCTTGTTGTTGCTCTTCATCCTATTTCTACCGGCTCTCGTGTTCTTGTTCTACTTCAACGTCGCGGCCATATCATTCACCAAACTGGGTCTATCGCCCGAGGGCGCCATCCTGCTCTTCGGGCTTTCGCTGCTCGGAAGCGTCGTCAACATCCCCCTGGCAAGACAGCGCACTGTGGTGGAGGATCCACTCTGGCCTTTCTCCTCGTTCTTCTTCTATTACCCTCCGCGCGTACGCCAGCAGGTCATAGCCGTCAACTTCGGGGGGGCGGTGGTGCCCACTGTGTTCGCCCTCTATCTACTGCAGCGGACGCCCCTTTTCCCAGCGGTCGTCGCCTCGGCGGTGGTGGCCTGGGCAGCCAAGTCCATTGCACGAGTGGTGCCCGGTGTGGGGATCGCCCTGCCAGCGTTCATCCCGCCGCTCGTCGCAGCGGGAGCAGCGTTGCTGTTGGCGGGGGAGTATGCCGCGCCGGTGGCGTACATAGCTGGCTCCATAGGCACTCTGGTCGGTGCGGACCTGCTCAACTTGCGGAAGATCCGCAGCCTCGGACCGCAACTGGTCAGCATCGGCGGGGCAGGCGTGTACGACGGAATCTTTCTTGTCGGAGTGGTGGCCGCGTTTCTTGCGTGA